In Nitratireductor basaltis, the following are encoded in one genomic region:
- a CDS encoding DUF1236 domain-containing protein, which translates to MKKLLMATTAMVFAAGTAMAQDASNQNDEQLPDTVQTNSTQSGQKSFGAAAGGTTGAVAGAVVGGPIGAIVGGFAGAVIGAETAVPEPAVNYVVQNPVNPVVIDADISAGATLPETVSVQPIPEHPEFAYVYTDSRPIIVKADTREVVYSPGYSVPEETIAWVKQNPADPISVDTDITVGATLPAEVELRTIPNSSAYSYVWLDSGPALVDAKSRTVVWVQ; encoded by the coding sequence ATGAAAAAGCTTCTTATGGCAACCACTGCAATGGTCTTTGCTGCCGGTACTGCGATGGCACAGGACGCCAGCAATCAGAACGATGAGCAGCTGCCGGATACGGTCCAGACCAATAGCACCCAGTCCGGCCAGAAATCCTTCGGTGCTGCGGCCGGTGGCACGACTGGTGCCGTTGCCGGCGCGGTTGTCGGCGGTCCGATCGGCGCCATCGTAGGCGGTTTTGCAGGTGCGGTGATCGGTGCCGAGACTGCAGTTCCGGAGCCTGCCGTGAATTACGTTGTCCAGAACCCGGTCAACCCGGTGGTCATTGATGCGGACATTTCCGCTGGTGCAACGCTGCCTGAAACGGTAAGCGTCCAGCCGATCCCCGAGCATCCGGAATTCGCCTATGTCTACACGGACAGCCGTCCGATCATCGTGAAGGCTGACACCCGCGAGGTCGTCTATTCGCCGGGTTATTCCGTACCAGAAGAGACGATCGCCTGGGTAAAGCAGAACCCGGCTGATCCAATCTCCGTGGATACCGACATCACCGTCGGCGCAACCCTCCCGGCAGAGGTGGAGCTGCGGACCATCCCCAATAGCTCGGCATACTCCTATGTCTGGCTGGATTCCGGTCCGGCTCTGGTAGACGCCAAATCCCGCACCGTGGTCTGGGTGCAGTAA
- a CDS encoding putative bifunctional diguanylate cyclase/phosphodiesterase, with amino-acid sequence MIWGLHGRLVDYACASGRADEYGREIAGRFVTLFLLAALLIPWFIFQYSYTGFNEAALSLAIAGIGMMSSFWVFKYTGNVAFTRDTFLGAFFCFLVWQSFYFDGLTPPGSVWLVVMPVVSVLLGSRRSGTIWLLICIAALFVSYLVTDQYRFTAHIYTSRYQLLHTISISCMMVAIFLFVSMVDAARAKAYQALEETAASVRLLAERDELSGLHNRRYFYERLEQRLAQYPLQAHAVLLTDLDGFKEINDTHGHLVGDELIKAVASAFSAISEGEDAVIARLGGDEFAILVSGGNLENRASLLAQALLDRVRHPFYMAGHTAQIGVSIGIAAAAETVTASELLRRADVAMYAAKQGGKNHFVMYENRLDAHRSHQLQMAQELVEAMSEGRIEVHYQPIVDAKTHEITAAEALARWTRADGSNISPAEFIRIAEESGLINDLGVYILRRACRDAVGFGKLKLSVNLSPVQFTSENLVGDILETLRETNFPASQLELEVTETYLIEHPERAQPVIEKLQAAGITVTLDDFGTGYSSIGYLRQYGFDRMKIDRSLVSGIAEDESARSIIQAAAILAESLSLKLTAEGVESEEEAVLLRLAGCSELQGYFFGRPQPVENFTALLEASPSRRSDHAESHLA; translated from the coding sequence ATGATTTGGGGCTTGCACGGCAGGCTGGTTGACTACGCATGTGCGTCCGGGCGAGCAGACGAATATGGCCGCGAGATCGCGGGACGTTTCGTCACCCTGTTCCTTCTCGCGGCTCTCCTGATACCCTGGTTCATCTTCCAGTATTCCTATACCGGTTTCAATGAGGCCGCCTTGTCCCTGGCAATCGCCGGGATAGGCATGATGTCATCGTTTTGGGTCTTCAAATATACCGGCAACGTCGCCTTCACCCGGGACACTTTCCTGGGTGCATTTTTCTGCTTTCTGGTCTGGCAATCGTTCTATTTCGACGGATTGACACCGCCGGGTTCGGTCTGGCTGGTCGTCATGCCGGTGGTCAGCGTTCTTTTGGGGTCGCGACGTTCCGGCACGATCTGGCTCCTGATCTGCATCGCAGCGCTCTTCGTGTCCTATCTTGTGACCGACCAGTATCGGTTTACCGCGCATATCTACACCAGTCGCTACCAGCTCCTGCACACCATCAGCATCAGTTGCATGATGGTCGCGATATTCCTGTTCGTCAGCATGGTCGATGCCGCCCGGGCGAAAGCGTACCAGGCACTGGAAGAGACCGCGGCTTCGGTCCGGCTGCTGGCCGAAAGGGACGAGCTGAGCGGGCTGCACAACCGACGCTACTTCTATGAACGGCTCGAACAGCGACTGGCTCAGTATCCGCTCCAGGCCCATGCAGTACTCCTGACCGACCTCGACGGCTTCAAGGAAATCAATGACACGCACGGGCACCTGGTCGGCGACGAACTGATCAAGGCAGTCGCCAGCGCCTTCAGCGCAATCAGTGAAGGCGAAGATGCGGTTATTGCGCGTCTGGGCGGTGACGAATTTGCCATCCTGGTTTCAGGCGGGAATCTGGAAAATCGCGCTTCCCTGCTGGCACAGGCCCTGCTCGACCGCGTGCGTCACCCCTTCTATATGGCCGGCCACACAGCGCAAATCGGCGTCAGCATCGGCATTGCGGCGGCAGCCGAAACGGTGACCGCCTCGGAGCTTTTGCGGCGGGCTGATGTGGCCATGTATGCCGCCAAGCAAGGCGGCAAGAACCACTTCGTCATGTACGAGAACCGCCTGGACGCGCATCGCAGCCATCAGCTGCAGATGGCACAGGAGCTGGTTGAGGCAATGTCGGAAGGGAGGATCGAGGTTCACTACCAGCCGATCGTGGATGCCAAGACGCATGAGATCACGGCGGCAGAAGCCCTGGCACGGTGGACGCGCGCGGACGGCTCGAACATCTCGCCCGCGGAGTTCATCCGTATCGCCGAAGAAAGTGGCCTGATCAACGATCTTGGAGTTTACATCCTGAGACGCGCCTGCCGCGACGCGGTCGGATTCGGTAAACTGAAACTGTCGGTCAATCTGTCGCCGGTGCAGTTCACAAGCGAAAACCTCGTGGGCGACATCCTCGAAACGCTTCGCGAGACGAACTTCCCTGCCTCACAGCTTGAGCTGGAAGTAACCGAAACCTATCTCATCGAGCACCCCGAACGGGCGCAGCCGGTCATCGAGAAGCTTCAGGCCGCCGGCATCACGGTCACACTGGATGATTTCGGCACGGGTTATTCGTCCATCGGTTATCTGCGGCAGTACGGCTTTGACCGCATGAAGATCGACAGATCGCTGGTCAGCGGCATTGCTGAAGACGAATCCGCGCGAAGCATCATCCAGGCAGCCGCCATTCTCGCCGAGAGTCTTTCCCTCAAACTCACAGCCGAGGGTGTGGAAAGCGAGGAAGAAGCCGTGCTTCTGCGTCTGGCAGGCTGCAGCGAGCTTCAGGGATATTTCTTTGGACGTCCGCAGCCGGTGGAGAATTTCACGGCGCTCCTCGAGGCATCCCCGTCCCGGCGAAGCGACCACGCTGAAAGCCACCTGGCCTGA
- a CDS encoding formate/nitrite transporter family protein, translated as MAKNSETKPDRLLSVHSLEGLSPQEIESVNRAGRPSAALIHETIRAEGESELRRPVSALLASGFAAGLSMGLSLLTEGLLHEQLPDASWRDLVTSFGYSFGFLIVILGRQQLFTENTLTPILPLLHHPNLKTLRQVLTLWMLVLAANIAATWVFALGLAEAPAFNSSERIAFLEVSRHALENDFEATFIKAGFAGWLIALMVWLLPSAGAARPLVIILVTYVVGIAGLAHIIVGSVEAAYLVVMKDATFGAYVFDFFLPTLLGNVLGGVLLVAVLNHGQIARELKEED; from the coding sequence ATGGCGAAAAACAGCGAAACAAAGCCCGACCGGCTACTCTCGGTCCACTCTCTCGAGGGGCTCTCTCCGCAGGAAATCGAAAGCGTAAACAGGGCTGGCCGTCCCAGCGCTGCGCTCATCCACGAAACCATTCGCGCGGAAGGGGAGAGCGAACTCCGCCGACCCGTCTCCGCCTTGCTCGCTTCAGGTTTCGCCGCCGGCCTGTCCATGGGCCTGTCCCTGCTGACCGAAGGTCTGTTGCATGAGCAACTCCCCGACGCGTCTTGGCGGGATCTTGTGACCAGCTTTGGCTATTCCTTCGGCTTCCTCATAGTCATTCTCGGACGGCAGCAATTGTTCACCGAGAATACACTCACACCGATACTGCCCCTTCTGCATCACCCGAATCTGAAGACTCTTCGTCAGGTTCTGACGCTATGGATGCTTGTGCTTGCAGCCAATATCGCGGCCACCTGGGTGTTCGCACTCGGACTCGCTGAAGCACCCGCCTTCAATTCCAGTGAGCGAATTGCATTTCTCGAGGTCAGTCGTCACGCGCTGGAAAACGACTTCGAAGCCACTTTCATCAAGGCCGGATTCGCCGGCTGGCTTATCGCGCTGATGGTCTGGCTCTTGCCGTCTGCAGGTGCCGCCCGTCCCTTAGTCATCATTCTCGTGACCTATGTCGTGGGCATAGCCGGTCTGGCGCATATCATTGTCGGGTCGGTGGAGGCCGCCTATCTCGTCGTGATGAAGGACGCCACCTTCGGTGCCTATGTATTCGACTTCTTCCTGCCAACGCTGCTCGGCAATGTCCTCGGCGGCGTGCTCCTCGTTGCAGTGCTCAATCACGGACAGATTGCAAGGGAACTGAAGGAAGAAGATTGA